The Cryptococcus gattii WM276 chromosome D, complete sequence region TTGGGTAACCCCATCGTcaaggcgaagaaggagaagaaacTTTCTGCTGCCGATAAGCGAAAAGCCAAGAAGGACCGAATGGCTAGGAGGAAGCGAGGAGAGGAGGTCTTCACTGATGAGGAGCTTTAAGTTAGCTTTTCGTAGTGCTTGGAGTGTTTCGTGGTTAGTAGAATAATGTAGACTTCTTTTCTTCGTCATTGCATGATGTATACCCATAGGGACGGTATTATCAAATATACACGTATAACTTCAATCGAGGGATGCAGTTGAACTCACGAGTAATCAGTTTGTAATAGTCAGTCACAATCATTTGGCCATTTTACGAGTGCTATATATATACCTTGAAAGCCTTGACAGATCTGAGCAACCTGTGCTACAACAGCAAACACCTAATGATTCAACCCCCTCATAATTTCGAACATCTGAGGCTTTCTAACTTATACATCCCTTTCCAGTGATGTTTGACCTGACATGGACACCTGCCAGAGTGCAAGTGCCCAGGGTATGAGAACCGGAATCCAATGATGATCTGCCCGCCCGTAGCTGCAGTTCAATATGTGATTCAAGGACTGCATATTATTTTTATTAGCTACAAAGTCATATCCAGTAACATGCGGATGTCGCACATATTACATCGTACAGATCACATGGACAACGAACCATGCCACCAAGAACGAACCAAGAGCCAACGGCCCTTCTTTCTGCTTGGTTGGTATCCATGATCATGATTGCCATGATAATAAGCTGCACCCGCGGCGTTCACCACAAGGTAAACGTCTGAGTCTTCGCATCCCCCAAACTCTACGTACACTCGTCAGCTCATTACCTAACGTGTCACGGACTTTCTGCGAACCACCACAGTAATGGTTCGCGATAGGTGAGATAAAAACTACAACGAAGTAACTGCAAAAATTGGCGTGATTAACATCCACGACCGTTTGCTGCACAATGCTAAACTTTGGGCGCTGGCAGTTGGAAGCTGGACTGGAAGGAAACGAACGAACAGGTGTCAGTGGATTTTAATAGCTAAAAGTCAAGAAAAGGCATACAACCGGCGGCAAGCAAGGGGCGACGTTCTTTCACGGCAGGAATCCTAGGCCCGAGAGGCGTTCTTCACTGCTAAACTACGAAAATGCCTTGTGCCTAATGTGACAACAGGTCAGAGTTAGAAACAAAATCAATCCACATGTGCCAGCAGCTAGGCACTAAGGCACCTTTTTCACTATCTCCTAATCTCGAATCTTGAATCTCGAATCTCGAATCTCGAATCTCTAATCTCTAATCTCTAATCTCTAATCTCTAAGCGAGCGCCTGTTGATTACTCATACGATCGTTCTGCTTTCTGTTTTTTCATGAAAGTCCCCACCCTGGTCCTGTTCCCCTGCCGCTATACCTTTCCGGACTCGGCTTATGTGAGGAAGAACCCTCCACACGCCATGTCCACCCTGAGCTGATACCGGATATTGCTTATTATCGCCTTTAGGTCTTACGACCTTGCAGCCGCAGCTTATCAGAAATCTTATTTATGTCTCAATCAACGGTTCAAGGCATTATCCAGGCTGCAGCGAGCAGAAGAGGATCACCTTCTATTAACCACTCAACTCCTGTGTTCGGTGTCACGACGGTTCTATTGGAAGAATTGAGAATGGAGGTGATATCCGTAGTGGAGGCTGACAGATAATATTGATTGTATCAGAAGAGTGAAGGAGCCGTTCGTTATAATTTAGTTCTTCTTTTAGAAGCTTCATTTAGTTCGAGCCTCTGAAATGGACTTTGCATCCCGTTTGAAAGTTATCGAAGCAGAACGCCATGATGACTCCAATCAGTACTATCCTCCTAGTGAAGTTTTGGGATTTGTTAATGCAAAATCGAAGGCATTTTGTAGTGTTTGTAAGTTGTTGTTTGATAGTGTTCCCTCCCACATATCATCTATCTTCTTGTCTGGTGAAAAGTCCTCACATCATCTTGTTATTTCGGTCGAGACTCTTATCAACGAACGGCATTGCCGCGCAAGATACTTTTGCCACTATCAGTCATTACTAGTACGACTACCGACTGATAGTCGCAGAAGGTGTAGTCGTAGTCCACAGATCCATCTACACAGCTGCAGCATGGTGCCCTGTTGATACATCATTGGCTTATCAGTTTTTTTATTTCACCTTTATGGATTGTCATGTGTTGCGGTGCCGCGTATGCAGTTTTAATATTTTATTCTCAGCTTGCGCCTACCACCAGCAGTGCATTTCGTTAATATCACCGGTCACGACGACGACCAAGCAGAGACGACAGTTACAACGATAGGTTAACCTCCTGGGCTACTTGTACAAGCAAATAAATGTCGTAGGTCGTCGTACTTTTCTTGCTTTTTTGTACTTGCTGTAGCATGCGCATTGTAATAGTAGCGCCATTGTACAAGAACACAAGACAGGTTCTTAGCAACGCATAATAAACAATATTAATGCTCAACTATCGATCGCTCATTCTTCGTGATTCGTTATCATAGTACGTTGACTGCTGCTTGTATACAATATGTGCCGGCTGTCAATCAAAATTCTGTTACGCGCGACGATGATAAAATTATTTTAATTAAGTGTTACATAGTGTAAAATAAATGTCCTATCATATCGCAAAGCTTATCTGTCATGTGCCATATGGTGGCAACACTTTCTCAACAGAAGAGAAATGGGATTTTTCCCCAAACATTTGAAATTTTGTCCGTGGGACATTCTCCACAAGGAAATATGCCAAGGATAATTTTTTTTGGCTCAAACAGAGCCCATTCCTGAACAGCAGATTTTTAACTCTTTCGTTAGATGATCACAGAAAATGGAAATGGACGCCGGAGAAAGCCTTCATTTTGAGTATAAGTCAGGATTTAGGTAATAATTCGGACAGCGGATTATCTTCTATATACTGGAAGTGAGGAGTGTCCAGCACTTGTATTACATACTCGCCCATCCAAGTTCCACTAGCGATTATTAAGTATACGGTTCTATGAATAGCAGAAAGCAGATCACTATATTTTGATGTGCCGGCGGTGCATGCTACGGCAAGGAGCCGGGAAGTCGGTCAGAAGATTGATAGGAAAGGCAGAGCAATGGAGCTTGGAGATCGGAGGTGAGGTTACGATTGGCTTTGGCAGTGGAATCTTGTTAGAGTGAGAGGACACGCATATCTGTTTTTAATTTGTGCCTAATACAAAAGTGGAATATTCGGAAAAAGAGTGGCGAAAAAAATGGATTGTGTTGGAGTTAAGGTGATTCACCAGATGCACCACGCGGTCGAGTTTAATTTTCCCTGATTACCCTTCATGCTCCATGCTGTCTCCATGTTTAATTACCCTATTTACGCGGTTCTTTGGCATTATTCCTGAGGAGCCGTAAACAGTGCGCACGCGGTGCCATCTTCGTTCGCCTGGTTGATCAGTATCTCCCAATGCAAGGTGcaagagaaaaagaagagtGGATACCGGTGGAGCCGGCATTGGGCTGATCCAGCACCTTCCCCCTAGCACCTCGCCTCCTACCGCCTAAATTGTCGGGCGAACCAGCCGCGAACTATTCGTCTATTGTCCTATTGTGACCAGAAATCGGTAGCATGCGGAGGCTCGAATGATGAATCAAAATGGCGACATTGATAAGAATCGGATTAGTGGATAGCGAAGCCCACTAAGCATCTTTATATAAGAAGGTTGCCACACAAGGTCTCCCCCTAACTATCAACGAACGCCTTTTTTCTGCTCACATATCAAAGAATTCACGGTTGTTTTGCCACCGAGAATGAGTATGTTCGTTGTCATAACGCTGCCCTTCGCTCGCTGACTGAACGCCTTTCAGCCACACACGCAAATGCCATCCAAGATTTTGAGGCGGCGCCAGTGCCGTCTGCTGCCATCCCCTCATCTGAAAACAAGACTTCCGCCGCTGGCGCCGTAATGTTGGGTTACGGCGACAAGAAGGATTCGTTGCCCGATGTTTTAGTTGGCGACGCTGGTGCTATTGACTACATTGAGGAGGTGGAGCCTACTGACGAGGAGTATGCTGTGTTAAAAAAGTGCGTCCGTCAACTTGACCAAATATTGGAAATTCTGCTGACCATCCCTTAAGAGTGCACGGGAAGATGCCTTGGGTTTGCATTGCCATGTGTGCGATTGAGCTTGCGGAGCGAGTCAGTTTTTTTCCCGACTATCTCATAACCACTGCCTAACGGAAATCTTTACAGGCGTCTTACTATGGTATTACTGGTGTCGTCCAAAATTTTATCAAAAACCCTCTTCCCGAAGGTGGTAATGGTGCAGGTGCCGTTGCTCCTGGTGCTGCTGGTGCAAATCAGTCGGCCGGCGCGCTGGGTCGAGGTTCTGTTCAGTCTTCGGCTTGTTACAAGTGAGTAAAAATGTACCCCAATCATCGCCTTGTCATGGAAGCTAATTTCATTACAGTGCGTTTGTCTTCCTTGCCTATGTTTTCCCCATCATGGGAGGTATTCTTGCAGACACAAAATGGGGTCGTTTCAAGACGGTTGCCATTGGTACCGCCGTTGGAGCTTTTGCTCATATTTTAATGGTTGTTGTCACTATCCCTCAAGTCCTCAAGACTGGCAATGGTCTCGgtcctttccttctctcaTTTTACATCTTGTCCTTTGCTGCTGGTTTCATCAAGCCATGCTTGGCCACTTTGCTTTGTGACCAAAGCCCTGTGAAGAAGCCTGTCATCACTACTAGTAAGACCGGTGAGAGAGTTATTCTTGATCCCCAGACTACTGTTCAACGATATCTCCTCATCGTAAGTGGTTCTTGAGGTTAATTTTGAACTTGCTGACGGGTGACGCAGTTCTACTGGTGTATCAATGTCGGCGGCTTCTTTGCCATTGCTTCTTCGTATTCTGCTCGTTTCGTCGGCTTTTGGCTGGCTTACCTTTTGCCCGGTATCGTGTATATGCTCATGCCTATCGTCTTGGTTTTGTGCTACAAGCGACTCTATAAAGCCCCTCCCCAGGGCTCTGTTACCCTCGAAGCCATGAAAGTTTTGTACCTCATCTTTAAAAAGGGGGGTTTCATCAAGATGTTCAAGGGGGGTGATGAATTTTGGCAAGAAGCTAAGCCGAGTTATATCTTGGCCAAGGAAGGCGCTGTCGACACCTCCAAGGTCTTCTGGGACGATTTGTTTGTGGATGAGATTAGGCAGTCCATTGCTGCTTGTGGTGTCTTTGCTCTTATTCCTATTTTCAACCTTGCCGACGGTGGTATTGGTTCACAGGAGAATGACATGTCAACTGCCATGACTCTGAACAGTGAGTGTTCGACTATTATAGCGTGATGGGCCATTCGCTGACTCATTATCCAGACGCTCCTAACGATGTCATCTCAAACTTCAACC contains the following coding sequences:
- a CDS encoding Integral membrane peptide transporter, putative (Similar to TIGR gene model, INSD accession AAW43163.1); translation: MTTHANAIQDFEAAPVPSAAIPSSENKTSAAGAVMLGYGDKKDSLPDVLVGDAGAIDYIEEVEPTDEEYAVLKKVHGKMPWVCIAMCAIELAERASYYGITGVVQNFIKNPLPEGGNGAGAVAPGAAGANQSAGALGRGSVQSSACYNAFVFLAYVFPIMGGILADTKWGRFKTVAIGTAVGAFAHILMVVVTIPQVLKTGNGLGPFLLSFYILSFAAGFIKPCLATLLCDQSPVKKPVITTSKTGERVILDPQTTVQRYLLIFYWCINVGGFFAIASSYSARFVGFWLAYLLPGIVYMLMPIVLVLCYKRLYKAPPQGSVTLEAMKVLYLIFKKGGFIKMFKGGDEFWQEAKPSYILAKEGAVDTSKVFWDDLFVDEIRQSIAACGVFALIPIFNLADGGIGSQENDMSTAMTLNNAPNDVISNFNPLTIIVATPIITYGLYPFFDKIGYPLKPMTRMAIGFILGMANMIYGAVLQWRIYSISECGWYASTCDSVTSISIWAQIPLYSLPAIGEIFVNVTSYELAYTRAPARMKGLVYALCLFNQAISSAIGLACSNAIQDPYLIWPYVALAVACLFCAVLCPTYFRHLNDPVRTFADPARQAGKLQELEPLTAARESQSELNEKADEKA